A window of the Ostrea edulis chromosome 1, xbOstEdul1.1, whole genome shotgun sequence genome harbors these coding sequences:
- the LOC125648379 gene encoding uncharacterized protein LOC125648379 — MWEKGFTAASVGRLIFQSSLQFHRHASTSKYLKRLLDGDKKKKKKHFNPGTSTTTTGKYVSEERKMRFFRVSQVIYENVVDLVDSGELDPYIPTLGISISEVVWSPEMNSISIYWKTDSDDTEKRDTVRNLLNSKAKKLRALLISRKISGHIPNVQFVWDKSQLRYSHLEYIDKMLSVADYGPDYELQKYSRTRMHQELPILQTSPRLLEKLQKINEEKDPVAMNKVIMKSFRDDVYGLDHTLLVNSIKESKQKLKSGLKKREKKLMKSQKEFNSKGAGTDIGHQEETSLVDLVTRTKGLPVRVADMQKSLLEDGECENLKESDEPNFFEDEWSDDEEDFDNEDEELRITCHKSTEHENGDVANLDVKNLNYTQLEDPDHNEKGSVEVDSKQKTSIQRLRIGKRLGSSTIHSPLRVRDMQSLLTDESAIDGEIDLLEDEWSDDEAKEVTKESDIPRDEKHR; from the exons ATGTGGGAGAAAGGTTTCACTGCAGCCAGTGTAGGACGGTTAATCTTCCAGTCGTCTTTACAATTCCACCGACATGCATCCACTTCTAAATACTTAAAAAGACTTTTGGATGGGGACAAAAAAAA AAAGAAGAAGCATTTTAACCCGGGG ACTAGCACTACCACGACTGGGAAGTATGTGTCAGAGGAAAGGAAAATGCGTTTTTTTCGAGTAAGCCAGGTCATTTATGAAAATGTGGTGGACCTTGTAGACAGTGGTGAACTTGATCCATACATTCCCACTCTGGGGATCAGCATTTCTGAG GTTGTATGGAGTCCAGAGATGAATTCTATAAGCATCTACTGGAAAACAGATTCAGATGATACGGAGAAAAGAGATACTGTTAGAAACCTTCTCAACTCAAAGGCAAAGAAACTTAG AGCTTTATTAATCAGTAGGAAAATCTCAGGACACATTCccaatgtccagtttgtttGGGACAAATCTCAACTGCGGTATTCTCATCTGGAATACATCGATAAGATGCTGTCAGTAGCTGATTATGGACCGGACTATGAACTACAGAAATACTCGCGAACCAGAATGCATCAGGAACTTCCAATTCTACAGACTTCTCCCAGACTACTAGAGAAGTTGCAAAAAATTAATGAGGAGAAAGACCCTGTAGCAATGAATAAAGTCATTATGAAATCGTTTCGGGATGATGTCTATGGATTAGATCACACGCTGCTGGTTAACTCCATAAAAGAATCCAAGCAAAAACTAAAGTCAGGTCTGAAAAAGAGGGAGAAGAAACTTATGAAGAGCCAGAAAGAATTTAATTCTAAAGGAGCAGGCACAGATATAGGTCATCAGGAGGAGACAAGTTTGGTAGACTTGGTCACCAGAACAAAAGGTTTACCTGTAAGAGTAGCTGACATGCAGAAAAGCTTACTGGAGGATGGTGAGTGTGAAAATCTTAAAGAATCTGATGAACCAAATTTTTTTGAGGATGAGTGGTCAGATGATGAAgaggattttgataatgagGATGAAGAACTTCGTATCACTTGTCACAAAAGTACAGAGCATGAAAACGGAGATGTTGCAAACCTTGATGTAAAAAACCTTAATTATACACAATTGGAAGATCCCGATCATAATGAAAAAGGCAGTGTGGAAGTGGATTCTAAACAAAAAACATCTATACAAAGGCTTAGGATTGGGAAGCGGCTAGGATCATCCACAATCCACAGTCCTCTTCGAGTCAGAGACATGCAAAGTCTGTTAACAGATGAAAGTGCTATTGATGGAGAAATTGATTTGTTAGAGGATGAATGGTCAGATGATGAGGCCAAAGAAGTGACAAAAGAAAGTGACATTCCAAGGGATGAAAAACACAGATGA
- the LOC125648374 gene encoding transcription factor 25-like, producing the protein MSSRALRKLHGNRDLNVLNGQNDDEEDEDLETDRGTSNKKNRKPQNPFLLLGEEEDDVSEEDKEDTMLQDQLTQTDVQEKGANKKKKKKKKKKKKSADREIEEDEIDASIKEVNRILENSGHGAEFITRVDTVNESTKALLTVEHKNLNPDNEMKRIFGSRVVQAEVSRRRQRNTPARRRTSWLATPKDTWPHIGKSGLTMSLTETRGNVVYFIYEHNHQYQQVQFKFYDAVESLNPQNIMDIIRTHPYHVDSLIQMSEVFRMSEDMQTAADLIERALFSFEMSFHSLFSLTTGNCRLDFKQTENRPFYLAVFKHLVNVGQRGCYRTALEFCKLLLSLDPDNDPMCVLLLIDFYALRAAEYSFLIRLYQEWEDHRNLSQLPNFAFSVPLAMFLQGESQSSEDTTEADEKLQQALIMFPGLLMPLLDKCSVNPDNVVSSHTFFGDKTQYSQTAALKQLVGLYIGRCHACWKQPEVVQWLERNVKEVLKRVDEKDPFIEECNKKRQMRYQGTPRNILRHILISEIKDAITALPPDVANTTVLSYDPLPPLDSVATYQRPDRQRTPQQGNTLALFLRSLLPNFDPNAPPPENEGAVGGEEGNNLRQGVNVLMEAMRDLLANIRPVNPPVENQEEERDEGEWD; encoded by the exons ATGTCAAGTAGAGCTCTGAGAAAATTACACGGGAACCGGGATCTGAACGTGCTAAATGGACAGAACGACGATGAAGAAGATGAGGACCTAGAAACTGACAGAGGGACTTCAAATAAGAAGAATCGGAAACCACAGAACCCGTTTCTGCTG CTAGGAGAGGAGGAAGATGATGTCAGTGAAGAAGATAAAGAGGATACAATGCTTCAAGATCAGCTGACCCAAACAGATGTGCAAGAAAAGGGTGccaacaaaaagaaaaagaaaaaaaagaaaaagaagaagaaatctgCTGATAGAGAAATTGAG GAAGATGAAATTGATGCCAGTATTAAGGAGGTCAATCGCATTTTGGAAAATTCGGGTCACGGTGCAGAATTCATCACCAGGGTAGATACTGTCAATGAATCCACAAAGGCCCTTCTGACAGTAGAACATAA GAACTTGAATCCAGATAATGAGATGAAGAGGATATTTGGATCTCGAGTAGTGCAAGCTGAAGTGTC AAGAAGGAGACAGAGAAATACGCCAGCACGTAGACGGACAAGTTGGCTGGCCACACCTAAAGATACCTGGCCACACATAGGAAAATCAG GGTTGACAATGTCACTAACAGAGACACGAGGAAATGTGGTCTACTTCATATATGAACACAATCATCAGTACCAACAAGTGCAATTCAAATTCTATGATGCAGTGGAATCTTTGAATCCTCAGAATATCATG gACATCATCAGAACGCATCCATATCATGTAGATTCCCTGATCCAGATGAGTGAAGTGTTCCGCATGAGCGAGGACATGCAAACGGCTGCTGATTTGATAG AGAGAGCTTTGTTTTCCTTTGAGATGTCTTTCCATTCCTTATTTAGTTTAACTACAGGCAATTGTCGACTTGATTTCAAGCAGACAGAAAACAG ACCATTTTATTTGGCCGTTTTCAAGCACCTTGTGAATGTAGGACAGAGAGGTTGCTACAGGACTGCACTCGAATTCTGTAAATTACTGTTGAG CCTTGACCCTGATAATGACCCTATGTGTGTTCTGCTGTTGATTGACTTCTATGCACTAAGGGCTGCAGAGTATTCCTTCTTGATCCGACTCTACCAAGAATGGGAG GATCACAGGAATTTGTCTCAGTTACCAAACTTTGCCTTCTCAGTGCCACTGGCCATGTTTCTTCAGGGAGAATCTCAAAGCTCAGAGGACACAACAGAGGCCGATGAAAAG ctTCAACAAGCTCTGATCATGTTTCCCGGTTTGTTGATGCCTCTCCTGGACAAGTGCAGTGTCAACCCCGACAATGTCGTTTCTAGTCACACTTTCTTTGGAGACAAAACTCAATACAG TCAAACTGCTGCTCTGAAACAGCTGGTTGGATTATACATTGGTCGCTGCCATGCCTGCTGGAAACAACCAGAAGTTGTACAGTGGTTAGAAAGAAATGTCAAAGAAGTGCTGAAGAGAGTGGATGAAAAAGATCCATTTATTGAAGAATGTAACAAAAA AAGACAGATGAGATACCAGGGAACTCCAAGGAACATCCTAAGGCACATCCTCATCTCCGAGATCAAGGATGCAATTACAGCACTCCCTCCA GATGTGGCCAACACCACTGTACTGAGTTATGATCCACTCCCACCATTGGACTCGGTAGCAACGTACCAACGGCCAGACAG GCAAAGAACACCACAACAAGGAAACACCCTTGCTTTGTTTCTGAGATCACTTTTGCCAAACTTTGATCCAAAT GCACCACCTCCAGAGAACGAGGGGGCGGTGGGGGGAGAAGAGGGGAACAACCTCAGACAAGGAGTCAATGTACTGATGGAGGCCATGAGAGACTTACTGGCCAACATACGACCCGTCAACCCACCTGTGGAGAACCAAGAGGAAGAAAGGGACGAGGGGGAATGGGACTGA